One stretch of Mycolicibacterium fallax DNA includes these proteins:
- a CDS encoding sirohydrochlorin chelatase, giving the protein MGTLLVAHGTANPHGVAMIGELAARMSARLREPVRTAFLDVLGPGPAEVLASIPDEPTVVVPAFLTAGYHVRADLPARIAESGHRRVTVTPALGPSPELARALLGRIAEAGWRHGDAVVLAVAGTRDRQAQSALRSTAATLSALAGRRVPIGFAAPSQDGHGYPLVGEVVDRVRADGADRVVIASFLLAEGLFQQRLRESGADAVAEPLGLHPSVIRLACLRRSHALESVRSGRRSAALRARPVAEPHLR; this is encoded by the coding sequence ATGGGCACCCTGCTGGTGGCACACGGCACCGCCAACCCGCACGGGGTGGCGATGATCGGCGAGCTGGCGGCCCGGATGTCGGCGCGGCTGCGCGAACCGGTCCGCACCGCGTTCCTCGACGTGCTCGGCCCCGGCCCGGCCGAGGTGCTGGCGTCGATTCCCGACGAGCCGACGGTGGTGGTGCCGGCGTTCCTGACCGCCGGCTATCACGTCCGCGCCGACCTGCCGGCGCGCATCGCCGAATCGGGGCATCGCCGGGTCACCGTCACCCCGGCGCTGGGTCCCTCCCCGGAGCTGGCGCGGGCGCTGCTCGGGCGGATCGCCGAGGCCGGCTGGCGGCACGGCGACGCGGTGGTGCTGGCGGTCGCCGGCACCCGCGACCGCCAGGCCCAGTCCGCGCTGCGCAGCACCGCGGCGACGCTGTCGGCGCTGGCCGGGCGGCGGGTGCCGATCGGGTTCGCCGCACCGTCGCAGGACGGGCACGGCTACCCTTTGGTCGGCGAGGTGGTGGACCGGGTGCGCGCCGACGGCGCCGACCGGGTCGTCATCGCCTCATTTCTGCTGGCCGAGGGGTTGTTCCAGCAGCGGCTGCGCGAATCCGGGGCGGACGCGGTCGCCGAACCGCTCGGACTGCACCCGTCGGTCATCCGGCTGGCCTGCCTGCGCCGGTCGCACGCCCTGGAATCGGTGCGATCCGGGCGCCGCTCAGCAGCCCTGCGGGCGCGGCCGGTAGCCGAACCGCACCTCCGGTGA
- the nirB gene encoding nitrite reductase large subunit NirB, with protein sequence MRNQRTAVVIGHGMVGHRFVEALRARDTAGDWQIVIFGEEPDPAYDRVGLSAYVGDWDRSTLALPGNDYAGDQQVRLHTGTRVTGIDAAGRQVLTERGEQRYDALVLATGSDAVVPPIPGHDTRGCHVYRTLDDLDAIRADAEAALAADPGAVGVVLGGGLLGLEAANALRTLGLRPHVVERNPRLMPRQVDTGGGEHLVRMITALGIDVTLSSGVTAVARNAADTGVAVTLADDAVLDAAVLVFAAGVRPRDELAGAAGLQLAERGGVLTDLRCGTSDPAIFAIGEVAAIEGRCYGLVGPGYSTAEVLADRLLGGDAEFPGADLSTKLKLLGVDVASFGDAMGQTPGALDVVVSDPIGGSYAKLVLSDDAATLLGGILVGDASQYGVLRPLVGSSLPGDPVSLIAPAGAGGATIGVGALPPEAQICSCNDVTKATLCAAIADGSCTVAELKSCTGAGTACGSCVPLLSQLLQAEGVSVSKALCEHFGQSRAELFELIQASGLRTFSALIARFGTGTGCDICKPTVASILASTSSDHILDGEQASLQDSNDHFLANIQRNGTYSVVPRMPGGDVTAEQLIVIGEIARDFGLYTKITGGQRIDMFGATVDQLPLIWRRLVDAGMESGQAYGKSLRTVKSCVGSDWCRYGQQDSVQLAIDLELRYRGLRSPHKIKMGVSGCARECAEARGKDVGVIATETGWNLYVGGNGGMTPRHAQLLAADLDRATLIRYIDRFLMYYIRTADRLQRTAGWVEDLGMDRLREVVIDDALGLAADFEEAVARHVDGYACEWKGVLEDPDKLARFVSFVNAPGAPDPTVSFGEKNGRKVPVLIGTPAVRTGRRD encoded by the coding sequence ATGAGAAACCAGCGGACCGCGGTGGTGATTGGGCACGGCATGGTCGGACATCGCTTCGTCGAGGCGCTGCGGGCCCGCGACACCGCCGGCGACTGGCAGATCGTGATCTTCGGCGAGGAACCCGACCCGGCCTACGACCGGGTCGGCTTGTCGGCCTACGTCGGCGACTGGGACCGGAGCACGCTGGCGTTGCCGGGCAACGACTACGCCGGCGACCAGCAGGTGCGGTTGCACACCGGCACCCGGGTCACCGGCATCGACGCCGCCGGACGGCAGGTGCTCACCGAACGCGGCGAACAGCGTTACGACGCGCTGGTGCTGGCCACCGGATCCGACGCCGTCGTCCCGCCGATCCCCGGCCACGACACCCGCGGCTGCCACGTCTACCGCACCCTCGACGACCTTGATGCCATTCGGGCCGACGCCGAGGCGGCGCTGGCCGCCGACCCCGGCGCGGTCGGTGTGGTGCTCGGCGGCGGGCTGCTCGGCCTGGAGGCCGCCAACGCGCTGCGCACCCTGGGCCTGCGCCCGCACGTGGTCGAGCGCAACCCACGGCTGATGCCGCGCCAGGTCGACACCGGCGGCGGGGAACACCTGGTCCGGATGATCACCGCGCTGGGCATCGACGTCACGCTGTCCTCCGGGGTCACCGCGGTGGCCCGCAACGCCGCCGACACCGGCGTGGCGGTCACCCTCGCCGACGACGCGGTGCTCGACGCCGCGGTGCTGGTGTTCGCCGCCGGGGTCCGGCCCCGCGACGAACTGGCCGGCGCGGCCGGACTGCAACTCGCCGAACGCGGCGGGGTCCTCACCGACCTGCGCTGCGGCACCAGCGATCCGGCGATCTTCGCGATCGGGGAGGTGGCCGCGATCGAGGGCCGCTGCTACGGGCTGGTCGGCCCCGGCTACTCCACCGCCGAGGTGCTCGCCGACCGGCTGCTCGGCGGCGACGCGGAGTTCCCCGGCGCAGACCTGTCCACCAAACTCAAGCTGCTCGGCGTCGACGTGGCCAGCTTCGGCGACGCGATGGGACAGACCCCCGGCGCGCTGGACGTCGTGGTCTCCGACCCGATCGGCGGCAGCTACGCCAAACTGGTGCTCTCCGACGACGCCGCGACGCTGCTCGGCGGCATCCTGGTCGGCGACGCCTCCCAATACGGGGTGCTGCGGCCGCTGGTCGGATCCTCGCTGCCCGGCGACCCGGTCTCGCTGATCGCGCCGGCCGGCGCCGGCGGCGCAACGATCGGGGTCGGCGCGCTGCCGCCCGAGGCGCAGATCTGCTCGTGCAACGACGTCACCAAGGCCACCTTGTGCGCGGCGATCGCCGACGGGTCCTGCACGGTGGCCGAACTCAAGAGCTGCACCGGGGCGGGCACCGCGTGCGGCTCCTGCGTCCCGCTGTTGTCCCAGCTGCTGCAGGCCGAGGGCGTCAGCGTGTCAAAGGCGTTGTGCGAGCACTTCGGTCAGTCCCGCGCCGAGCTGTTCGAGCTCATCCAGGCCAGCGGGCTGCGCACCTTCTCGGCGCTGATCGCTCGGTTCGGCACCGGCACCGGCTGCGACATCTGCAAACCGACCGTCGCCTCCATCCTGGCCTCGACCAGCTCCGATCACATCCTCGACGGCGAGCAGGCCTCGCTGCAGGACTCCAACGACCATTTCCTGGCCAACATCCAGCGCAACGGCACCTACTCGGTGGTGCCGCGGATGCCCGGCGGCGACGTCACCGCCGAGCAGCTCATCGTGATCGGCGAAATCGCCCGGGACTTCGGCCTGTACACCAAGATCACCGGTGGCCAGCGCATCGACATGTTCGGCGCCACCGTCGATCAGCTGCCGCTGATCTGGCGCCGGCTGGTCGATGCCGGGATGGAATCCGGTCAGGCCTACGGCAAGTCGCTGCGCACGGTGAAGAGCTGCGTGGGTTCGGACTGGTGCCGGTACGGCCAGCAGGACTCGGTGCAGCTGGCCATCGACCTGGAGCTGCGTTACCGCGGGCTGCGCTCGCCGCACAAGATCAAGATGGGTGTCTCGGGCTGTGCCCGCGAATGCGCCGAGGCCCGCGGCAAGGACGTCGGTGTCATCGCCACCGAAACCGGCTGGAACCTCTATGTCGGCGGCAACGGCGGGATGACCCCGCGGCACGCGCAGCTGCTGGCCGCCGACCTGGACCGGGCGACGCTGATCCGCTACATCGACCGCTTCCTGATGTATTACATCCGCACCGCCGACCGGCTGCAGCGCACCGCCGGCTGGGTTGAGGACCTCGGCATGGACCGGCTGCGGGAGGTGGTCATCGACGACGCGCTGGGCCTGGCCGCCGACTTCGAGGAGGCCGTCGCCCGGCACGTCGACGGCTACGCGTGCGAATGGAAGGGCGTGCTGGAGGACCCGGACAAGCTGGCCCGGTTCGTGTCCTTCGTCAACGCCCCGGGGGCGCCGGATCCGACGGTGTCCTTCGGGGAGAAGAACGGCCGCAAGGTGCCGGTGCTGATCGGCACCCCGGCCGTGCGCACCGGGAGAAGGGACTGA
- a CDS encoding bifunctional nitrate reductase/sulfite reductase flavoprotein subunit alpha — protein sequence MDVDTVCGYCGVGCGLTLQVRDGAVTASTGRADHPANRGRLCTKGATTAELLNAGGRQARAELRDSRAADRVPVALADAIAAAGARLRAIRDEHGPDAIAVYLSGQLSLEAQYLATKLAKGYLGTKWVESNSRLCMASAGTGYKQSLGADGPPGSYDDLDHADVFLVIGANMADCHPILFLRMMDRVKAGAKLIVVDPRRTATAAKADLHLPIRPGTDLALLNGLLALLYDRDALDRDFIAAHTEGWDAMPALLADYPLDRVAELTGLAAQDISAVAELIAGARNWTSLWTMGLNQSTHGTWNTIALCNLHLATGAICRTGSGPFSLTGQPNAMGGREMGYLGPGLPGQRSALEDDDRAHVETLWGLPEGTLRAEAGAGTVAMYEEMAAGSIKAAWIICTNPVASMANRGTVIDALEAAELVIVQEAFAGAETARYADVLLPAALWAEADGVMVNSERTLTRCTPALAPPGDALPDWQLICLIAAELGHREDFDFPDAAAVFAELTRFDNPRTGWDLRGVDHDRLARGPVQWPAPPGAADRNPIRYLCPPEPGAARGLRFATASGKARFLPRPYLPPAELPDDDYPMLLTTGRLAHQWHTMTKTGRVDKLNRLNPAPLLQVHPEDAKRWGLVAGQQVRLTSRRGSATVPVDIDDAVRPGVCFAPMHFADAFGDGIAINAVTSDAVDPESLQPEFKACAVALTPVPVAAPAAPVLAAAGPLAVALGPYAAGPGELSAEAAGYLGGLLAGWSAAAPAGIPSVPESAPLTPIARAWLAGVLAGVFGDGAAAATGDDARCVTVVWASQTGTAQGYAADCAAALGAAGLTAAVVGAEQLSPADLTGTVVFLVATTGDGDPPDNGVALWDALAAVAPGDLDALDFAVLGFGDPAYADFCGFARKLDARLEHLGAHRIAARASCEPDYAEVAAGWLAAVIEALGSGDAPAPATRTTLATPPLGAGPQVYTRTNPLRTRLLEAERLSGQGSAKDVRRFTLALPADQLRYRAGDALGIWPRNAAAVVQEWCARTGLPVEPGLDRMDLTRITPALLRFVAERTANPGELRAVIEDPTRFADWSWGRQLGDLLAAHPVEAAPEQWRELLRPLTPRLYSISSSPHEHPDRVSVTVSVVGFSSPGAAASGAGTRRAGVCSSYLAGLPAGAEVEVFVQPTRTFLPPEDADVPAVMIGPGTGIAPFRGFLYDRAGRGHRGDNWLLFGEQHRACDFYYREELEKLQANGVLTRLDTAFSRDGAAKVYVQDRMREHAGELWAWIRRGAHLYVCGDAARMARDVDEALRGIVAEHGQMAPRSADAYVSALAAEGRYARDVY from the coding sequence ATGGACGTCGACACGGTGTGCGGGTACTGCGGGGTGGGCTGCGGCCTGACCCTGCAGGTGCGCGACGGCGCGGTGACCGCGTCCACCGGCCGCGCCGACCACCCGGCCAACCGGGGCCGGCTGTGCACCAAGGGCGCCACCACCGCCGAGCTGCTCAACGCCGGCGGCCGGCAGGCCCGGGCCGAGCTGCGCGACTCCCGGGCGGCCGACCGGGTGCCCGTCGCACTGGCCGACGCGATCGCCGCGGCCGGGGCCCGGCTGCGGGCCATCCGCGACGAGCACGGCCCCGACGCGATCGCGGTGTACCTGTCCGGGCAGCTGAGCCTGGAGGCGCAGTACCTGGCCACCAAGCTCGCCAAGGGCTACCTGGGCACCAAGTGGGTGGAATCCAACTCGCGGCTGTGCATGGCCAGCGCCGGCACCGGCTACAAGCAGTCCCTCGGCGCCGACGGCCCGCCCGGCAGCTACGACGACCTCGACCACGCCGACGTGTTCCTGGTGATCGGCGCGAACATGGCCGACTGCCACCCGATCCTGTTCCTGCGGATGATGGATCGGGTCAAGGCCGGCGCGAAGCTGATCGTGGTGGACCCGCGGCGCACCGCCACCGCGGCCAAGGCCGACCTGCACCTGCCGATCCGGCCCGGCACCGACCTGGCGCTGCTCAATGGCCTGCTCGCGCTGCTGTACGACCGCGACGCCCTGGACCGCGACTTCATCGCCGCGCACACCGAGGGCTGGGACGCCATGCCCGCGCTGCTGGCCGACTATCCGCTGGACCGGGTCGCCGAGCTGACCGGGCTTGCCGCGCAGGATATTTCGGCTGTCGCCGAGCTGATCGCCGGCGCCCGGAACTGGACCAGCCTGTGGACGATGGGGCTCAACCAGTCCACCCACGGCACCTGGAACACCATCGCGCTGTGCAACCTGCACCTGGCCACCGGGGCGATCTGCCGCACCGGGTCGGGGCCGTTCTCGTTGACCGGGCAGCCCAACGCGATGGGCGGCCGGGAGATGGGCTATCTGGGCCCGGGTCTGCCCGGTCAGCGCAGCGCGCTGGAGGACGACGACCGCGCGCACGTCGAGACGCTCTGGGGGCTGCCCGAGGGCACGCTGCGCGCCGAGGCCGGCGCCGGCACCGTGGCAATGTACGAGGAGATGGCTGCGGGCAGCATCAAGGCGGCCTGGATCATCTGCACCAACCCGGTCGCGTCGATGGCCAACCGCGGCACCGTGATCGACGCGCTGGAGGCCGCCGAGCTGGTGATCGTGCAGGAGGCGTTCGCCGGTGCGGAGACCGCCCGCTACGCCGATGTGCTGCTGCCCGCCGCGTTGTGGGCCGAGGCCGACGGGGTGATGGTCAACTCCGAGCGCACCCTGACCCGCTGCACTCCGGCGCTGGCCCCGCCGGGGGACGCGCTGCCGGACTGGCAGCTGATCTGCCTGATCGCCGCCGAGCTCGGCCACCGCGAGGACTTCGACTTCCCGGACGCCGCAGCGGTGTTCGCCGAGCTGACCCGGTTCGACAATCCGCGCACCGGGTGGGATCTGCGCGGCGTCGACCACGACCGGCTGGCCCGCGGCCCGGTGCAGTGGCCGGCGCCGCCCGGGGCGGCGGACCGCAACCCGATCCGCTACCTGTGCCCGCCGGAGCCCGGAGCCGCGCGCGGCCTGCGGTTCGCCACCGCGTCCGGCAAGGCCCGGTTCCTGCCCCGGCCCTATCTGCCGCCGGCCGAGCTGCCCGACGACGACTACCCGATGCTGCTGACCACCGGCCGGCTGGCCCACCAGTGGCACACCATGACCAAGACCGGCCGGGTCGACAAGCTCAACCGGCTCAACCCCGCGCCGCTGCTGCAGGTCCACCCCGAGGATGCGAAGCGCTGGGGACTGGTTGCCGGACAACAGGTCCGGCTGACCAGCCGCCGCGGCTCGGCCACCGTGCCGGTCGACATCGACGACGCGGTGCGCCCCGGGGTGTGCTTCGCGCCGATGCACTTCGCCGACGCGTTCGGCGACGGCATCGCGATCAACGCGGTGACCAGCGACGCCGTCGACCCCGAATCGCTGCAACCGGAGTTCAAGGCCTGCGCGGTGGCGCTGACCCCGGTACCGGTCGCCGCACCCGCGGCACCCGTGCTCGCGGCGGCCGGGCCGCTGGCCGTGGCGCTCGGGCCCTATGCGGCCGGACCCGGGGAACTGTCCGCCGAAGCCGCCGGCTACCTCGGCGGGCTGCTTGCGGGCTGGAGCGCCGCGGCACCCGCGGGCATCCCCAGCGTGCCGGAATCCGCGCCGCTGACCCCGATCGCCCGGGCCTGGCTGGCCGGCGTGCTGGCCGGCGTGTTCGGCGACGGTGCGGCGGCCGCGACCGGCGACGACGCCCGGTGCGTCACCGTGGTGTGGGCCTCGCAGACCGGCACCGCGCAGGGCTACGCCGCCGACTGCGCGGCGGCCCTGGGCGCCGCGGGCCTGACCGCCGCCGTGGTCGGCGCCGAACAACTCTCACCCGCCGACCTCACCGGCACCGTGGTGTTCCTGGTCGCCACCACCGGCGACGGCGACCCGCCGGACAACGGGGTGGCGCTGTGGGACGCGCTGGCCGCCGTCGCGCCCGGCGACCTGGACGCCCTGGACTTCGCGGTGCTGGGCTTCGGCGACCCGGCCTACGCGGACTTCTGCGGGTTCGCCCGCAAGCTCGACGCCCGGCTGGAACACCTTGGCGCCCACCGGATCGCGGCCCGGGCGTCCTGCGAGCCCGACTACGCCGAGGTCGCCGCGGGGTGGCTGGCCGCGGTGATCGAGGCGCTGGGCTCCGGGGACGCGCCGGCCCCGGCCACCCGGACGACCCTGGCGACTCCGCCGCTGGGCGCCGGCCCGCAGGTGTACACCCGCACCAACCCGCTGCGCACCCGGCTGCTGGAGGCCGAGCGACTGTCGGGGCAGGGATCGGCAAAGGACGTGCGGCGCTTCACCCTTGCGCTGCCGGCCGACCAGCTGCGCTACCGGGCCGGGGATGCGCTGGGGATCTGGCCGCGCAACGCCGCAGCCGTCGTGCAGGAGTGGTGTGCGCGCACCGGGCTGCCGGTCGAACCGGGCCTGGACCGGATGGACCTGACCCGGATCACCCCGGCGCTGCTGCGCTTCGTCGCCGAGCGCACCGCCAATCCCGGGGAGCTGCGGGCGGTGATCGAGGACCCGACCCGGTTCGCCGACTGGAGCTGGGGCCGGCAACTCGGTGACCTGCTGGCCGCCCATCCGGTCGAGGCAGCCCCCGAGCAGTGGCGCGAGCTGCTGCGCCCGCTGACCCCCCGGCTGTACTCGATCAGCTCCAGCCCCCACGAGCACCCCGACCGGGTGTCGGTGACGGTCTCGGTGGTGGGATTCAGCTCTCCCGGCGCCGCAGCCTCCGGTGCCGGCACCCGGCGGGCCGGGGTGTGCTCGTCGTACCTGGCCGGCCTGCCCGCCGGCGCCGAGGTCGAGGTGTTCGTCCAGCCCACCCGCACGTTCCTGCCGCCCGAGGACGCCGACGTCCCGGCGGTGATGATCGGCCCGGGTACCGGCATCGCGCCGTTCCGCGGATTCCTCTACGACCGGGCCGGGCGCGGCCACCGCGGCGACAACTGGCTGCTGTTCGGTGAGCAGCACCGGGCCTGCGACTTCTACTACCGCGAGGAACTGGAGAAACTGCAGGCCAACGGGGTGCTGACCCGGCTGGACACCGCGTTCTCCCGGGACGGCGCGGCCAAGGTCTACGTGCAGGACCGGATGCGCGAACACGCCGGCGAGCTCTGGGCCTGGATCCGCCGCGGCGCGCACCTGTACGTCTGCGGCGACGCCGCCCGGATGGCCCGCGACGTCGACGAGGCGCTGCGCGGCATCGTCGCCGAGCACGGCCAGATGGCGCCGCGCAGCGCCGACGCGTACGTCTCCGCGCTGGCCGCCGAGGGCCGCTACGCCCGTGACGTCTACTGA
- the nirD gene encoding nitrite reductase small subunit NirD, whose protein sequence is MTVAFDLHRWTRDWTPACPMDRLEPLRGVAVLLPDGAQAALFRLADGRIKAVGNIDPIGRAAVLSRGIVGDRGGFPVVVSPLKKQAYSLLDGRCLDADGVCVPVYATRITLDGTVFVANSPEVRFGYRPRPQGC, encoded by the coding sequence ATGACCGTGGCATTCGACCTGCACCGCTGGACCAGGGACTGGACCCCGGCCTGCCCGATGGACCGGCTGGAGCCGCTGCGCGGGGTGGCGGTGCTGCTGCCCGACGGCGCCCAGGCCGCGCTGTTCCGGCTGGCCGACGGCCGGATCAAGGCGGTCGGCAACATCGACCCGATCGGGCGGGCCGCGGTGCTTTCCCGCGGCATCGTCGGTGACCGGGGCGGGTTCCCGGTCGTCGTCTCGCCGCTGAAGAAGCAGGCCTATTCGCTGCTCGACGGCCGCTGCCTGGACGCCGACGGGGTGTGCGTGCCGGTGTACGCCACCCGGATCACCCTGGACGGCACGGTGTTCGTGGCGAACTCACCGGAGGTGCGGTTCGGCTACCGGCCGCGCCCGCAGGGCTGCTGA
- a CDS encoding uroporphyrinogen-III synthase, whose translation MTPADPLLGFTVAITAARRADEFATLLIRRGASVVATPAISMIPLADDARLREATDAVIADPPDLLIATTGIGFRGWVEAAEGWGLAEPLLDALRGARVLSRGPKPTGALRAAGLREEWSPASESSPELLAHLQREDLTGARIVVQLHGAPEAWDPHPGFVAGLTALGAQVLGVPVYRWERPADTTELDRMIEDIALARVDAVTFTAAPAVASVLARARELRLYDGLRAALAGPVVPFCVGPVTAGPLEQIGIDPVVPDRMRLGALARCVEQRLPELRPDLPVAGHRLGLRATGAVVDGEWRELTPTSLVLLRLLAREPGTVVGRDELLAALGGADPHAVEAAVARLRNSLGHKEIVATVVKRGYRLALDERA comes from the coding sequence TTGACCCCGGCCGACCCACTGCTCGGCTTCACCGTCGCGATCACCGCGGCGCGCCGGGCCGACGAATTCGCCACGCTGCTGATCCGGCGGGGCGCATCCGTCGTCGCCACGCCCGCGATCAGCATGATCCCGCTGGCCGACGACGCCCGGCTGCGCGAGGCGACCGACGCCGTCATCGCCGACCCGCCCGACCTGCTGATCGCCACCACCGGGATCGGCTTTCGCGGCTGGGTGGAGGCGGCCGAGGGCTGGGGTCTGGCCGAGCCGCTGCTGGATGCGCTGCGCGGCGCCCGGGTGCTGTCCCGCGGCCCCAAGCCGACCGGCGCGCTGCGGGCCGCCGGCCTGCGCGAGGAATGGTCGCCGGCCTCGGAATCCTCCCCCGAGTTGCTCGCCCACTTGCAGCGCGAGGACCTGACCGGCGCGCGGATCGTCGTGCAGTTGCACGGGGCTCCGGAGGCCTGGGATCCCCACCCCGGATTCGTGGCGGGGCTCACCGCGCTCGGCGCGCAGGTCCTCGGGGTGCCGGTGTATCGGTGGGAGCGGCCCGCCGACACCACCGAGCTGGACCGGATGATCGAGGACATCGCGCTCGCCCGCGTCGACGCGGTGACCTTCACCGCGGCCCCGGCAGTCGCGTCGGTACTGGCCCGGGCCCGGGAACTGCGGCTGTACGACGGGCTGCGCGCCGCACTGGCCGGCCCGGTCGTGCCGTTCTGCGTCGGTCCGGTCACCGCGGGCCCGCTGGAGCAGATCGGCATCGACCCCGTCGTCCCGGACCGGATGCGCCTCGGTGCGCTGGCCCGCTGCGTGGAACAGCGGCTGCCGGAACTGCGCCCGGACCTGCCGGTCGCCGGGCACCGGCTGGGGCTGCGCGCCACCGGCGCGGTGGTCGACGGCGAGTGGCGTGAACTGACGCCCACCTCGCTGGTGCTGCTGCGACTGTTGGCCCGCGAGCCCGGGACGGTCGTCGGCCGCGACGAGCTGCTGGCCGCGCTCGGCGGGGCCGACCCGCACGCGGTGGAGGCGGCGGTCGCCCGGTTGCGAAACAGCTTGGGCCACAAGGAGATCGTGGCCACCGTGGTGAAACGCGGATATCGGCTGGCGCTGGACGAGCGGGCCTGA